A portion of the Mytilus galloprovincialis chromosome 12, xbMytGall1.hap1.1, whole genome shotgun sequence genome contains these proteins:
- the LOC143054887 gene encoding uncharacterized protein LOC143054887, whose translation MCDKIKRCEQELLKMNSMNREYNINDNDVLISGYSCTQSITTFLHVFCLFSVPGQENSKSWVLKNLTRLITRKSESDLFHIYNEYIDQLMILKSFVTEKTLCIGEIHPYYELQLKLCYGEKLMKQEKYQQYQQFMVKNTDLVMSMIKEMKTRKEYKTMSKSCIFLLCVLHINSSCLQPFKVWITKELTCLLTMLPADQCYETLIQYSEQINMMNLSMRLEDLCSIIGRIYPHLQLKSILLNCEILIKHKEYQLYRKFMVQNLKLLIDWKINMGSDDSNRQIVPHDRSKSCDKIDTMWNNKGNRIKQKSSLLSSLLCILPEEELYETISHYLFLVQNMRSFIVPKYLYSVKKDPYLNLLFKLFWCRKLINEGHAGSNIAYRCLNNFYRENCQENEAELTVYIISIADNLSDTSFMKEVLQCYLRKKLVTVTSMSTTEHGNERCEYNKEVKYAQNTSEQNLIYTQCASILSGKKMKNVDIHQYSRKFNMKGPEDENKVEMQSEQAKLLILFILLLLLTALGHKSAKLKKYLALKYEYDMASLYLLWCAGDIEVHPGPAWSRKQLEHNSEQKRKWLQDINSILLKLYWGIPNQSKPKNLWQKDNQPVQWPSDKPFYDTKNVSKDAEGNKITDDEILTCLLECLERKEVDIPRIYQSEISAWTNKNIQLLHKLQVYRIEMEKLKSASVNLFLSNLEDDAKNLQNSKISLENPTLNKKQIEDLLNNDLRQKKQAEMVAEITRDLANTLCRLAKGTDPMEKGDGTWNRPPPVDWPDDVPFFNPKNRGKNKDKPKCPDTVLVCTFLKLPYLSIPENTLQIVNAYQTMYNCTDTDRQKKNKEKLCRLYSKQSNLEKLDCSLHNLHKEGLFSREVHCILNQWWKTQSVDEHAEHVFKNALVRSDERPHITIDISKIFEQNTDLRYISYTIPIKDAYLHIKCTTDHLDQSSHEQTITEPLVPAKCPENIEDSVLPPDLIDFVLKNELANQTKCPNDNSDTDNRPMSFDLQRQGTPSPLTHQHLTPHNDLDTLTTHNTLASDLHGSRCTTEYDTTSLQACDSVHSSNNRNGENLGGNMSTSKVKRKQIEDKEEPAKKLFKIKVNQCEHYDRIAENSSSADSKRNELSLEQIPNNTSTLKEICSDKFLDSWSLYLHENIDEMKNNGKQNDQIEDDKELESFSDLDNFISGKPSQMETDLL comes from the exons ATGTGTGATAAAATTAAGAGATGTGAACAGGAGTTACTGAAAATGAATAGCATGAATAGGGAATACAACATTAATGATAATGATGTGCTGATTTCAGGCTATAGTTGCACCCAATCAATTACAACATTTCTTCACGTCTTCTGTTTGTTCTCCGTACCAGGTCAGGAGAATAGTAAGTCATGGGTACTCAAGAATCTTACCAGACTAATAACGAGGAAGTCAGAATCGGATTTATTCCATATTTATAATGAGTATATAGACCAGCTTATGATCTTGAAGTCTTTTGTAACAGAGAAGACTCTATGTATTGGAGAGATACATCCATACTATGAATTGCAATTAAAACTTTGCTATGGTGAAAAACTAATGAAACAAGAGAAATATCAGCAATACCAACAATTCATGGTTAAAAACACAGATTTGGTTATGTCCATGATTAAAGAAATGAAAACGAGGAAAGAATATAAAACAATGTCTAAATCTTGCATATTTCTCCTATGTGTACTACACATTAATTCATCATGCCTTCAACCATTTAAAGTTTGGATTACAAAAGAACTAACATGTTTACTGACTATGTTGCCAGCAGATCAATGTTATGAGACCTTGATACAATATAGTGAGCAAATTAATATGATGAATTTGTCAATGAGACTTGAAGATCTGTGTTCTATTATTGGGAGGATATATCCACACCTGCAACTTAAATCAATACTGTTAAACTGTGAAATATTGATCAAACATAAAGAATACCAATTGTATCGAAAATTCATGGTTCAAAACCTTAAGCTATTGATAGATTGGAAAATAAATATGGGCAGTGATGACAGCAATAGACAAATAGTACCACATGATCGTTCTAAATCATGTGATAAAATAGACACAATGTGGAACAATAAAGGGAACAGGATTAAACAAAAAAGTAGTTTACTCTCTAGTCTACTGTGCATTCTGCCAGAGGAAGAATTGTATGAAACTATCAGTCATTATCTATTTCTAGTTCAAAACATGAGATCATTTATTGTTCCCAAATATCTTTATTCTGTAAAAAAGGATCCATACTTAAATCTTCTATTCAAACTTTTTTGGTGCAGAAAACTGATCAATGAAGGTCATGCAGGCAGTAATATAGCTTACAGATGTCTAAATAACTTTTACAGGGAAAACTGTCAAGAAAATGAAGCTGAACTTACTGTATATATAATAAGTATTGCTGATAATTTATCAGATACAAGTTTCATGAAAGAGGTATTACAATGctatttaagaaaaaaactaGTAACAGTTACTTCAATGTCAACAACAGAACATGGGAATGAGAGATGTGAATATAACAAGGAGGTGAAATATGCACAAAATACGAGTGAACAAAATCTAATTTATACTCAGTGTGCTTCCATCTTAAGTGGTAAAAAGATGAAGAATGTTGACATCCATCAATATTCAAGGAAGTTTAATATGAAAGGACCTGAAGATGAAAATAAAGTAGAAATGCAATCAGAACAGGCAAAGCTGTTGATACTATTTATACTTCTTCTATTACTGACAGCTCTTGGACATAAATCAGCAAAACTCAAAAAGTACCTGGCACTGAAGTATGAATATGACATGGCAAGCTTGTACCTATTGTGGTGTGCAGGGGACATTGAGGTTCACCCAGGACCTGCATGGAGTAGGAAACAGTTGGAGCACAACTCTGAACAAAAGAGAAAGTGGCTCCAAGACATAAATAGTATCCTTCTAAAACTTTATTGGGGAATACCAAATCAGTCAAAACCAAAAAACTTATGGCAAAAAGACAACCAACCAGTGCAATGGCCCTCGGATAAACCATTTTATGACACCAAAAATGTGTCAAAGGATGCAGAAGGCAACAAGATAACAGATgatgaaattttgacatgtttGTTGGAATGTTTAGAAAGGAAAGAAGTAGATATACCTCGAATATACCAATCTGAAATATCAGCATggacaaataaaaacattcaattgtTACATAAACTGCAAGTTTATCGAATTGAAATGGAAAAACTTAAGTCAGCATCAGTCAacttatttttgtcaaatttagaagATGATGCCAAAAACTTGCAAAATAGTAAAATTAGCCTTGAGAACCCAACTTTGAACAAAAAGCAAATAGAAGACCTACTGAATAATGATCTGAGACAAAAGAAGCAGGCAGAAATGGTAGCTGAGATAACCCGTGATTTAGCCAATACACTATGCAGACTGGCTAAAGGAACAGATCCAATGGAAAAAGGGGATGGAACATGGAATAGACCACCACCAGTCGACTGGCCAGATGATGTCCCCTTTTTTAACCCTAAAAACAGAGGAAAAAACAAGGACAAACCCAAATGCCCTGACACAGTACTTGTCTGTACTTTCCTAAAACTTCCATATCTGAGCATTCCTGAGAATACTCTACAAATAGTTAATGCATACCAAACCATGTACAACTGTACAGACACTGACCgacaaaagaaaaataaggaAAAACTATGTAGATtatattcaaaacaatcaaatttGGAAAAGTTAGATTGTTCCTTACATAATTTGCATAAAGAAGGTCTATTTTCAAGAGAAGTACATTGCATTTTAAACCAATGGTGGAAAACACAGTCAGTTGATGAGCATGCTGAACATGTTTTCAAAAATGCCCTTGTAAGATCCGATGAAAGACCTCATATTACAATAGACATATCAAAAATTTTTGAACAGAATACAGATCTCAGATATATCTCTTATACCATTCCTATCAAAGATGCTTATCTTCATATAAAATGTACAACAGATCATCTAGATCAATCAAGTCATGAGCAAACAATCACTGAACCATTAGTCCCAGCAAAGTGCCCAGAGAACATTGAAGATAGTGTATTACCACCAGATCTCATCGACTTTGTACTTAAAAATGAGCTTGCCAACCAAACGAAATGTCCTAATGATAATTCAGATACAGACAACAGACCCATGTCATTTGATTTACAGAGGCAGGGAACACCTTCACCTCTCACACATCAACACCTTACACCTCACAATGATTTGGACACCCTGACAACTCATAACACCCTGGCATCAGATCTACATGGAAGCAGATGCACCACCGAGTATGATACAACTAGTTTACAAGCTTGTGACTCTGTTCATAGTTCAAATAACAGAAATGGTGAAAACCTTGGTGGCAATATGAGTACCTCCAAAGTAAAG aggAAACAAATAGAGGACAAAGAAGAACCTGCAAAGAAACtgtttaaaataaaagtgaaTCAG tgtGAACATTATGACAGAATTGCTGAAAATTCTTCATCAGCTGATTCAAAG